The Acanthochromis polyacanthus isolate Apoly-LR-REF ecotype Palm Island chromosome 17, KAUST_Apoly_ChrSc, whole genome shotgun sequence genome has a window encoding:
- the znhit3 gene encoding zinc finger HIT domain-containing protein 3 → MQVCNVCSKQTPKYRCPACKIRYCSLGCYKRHKDTCLPAEKPPSLSPEAKDAVSTESWSVDDLLHEDDIIDKVPLQRLQLLGQSKELRDLLCNPHLRELLRSIDSADSKGDAMKAAMQEPLFVEFSDQCLKIVENKEKSLTYSEDGYL, encoded by the exons ATGCAGGTTTGCAACGTGTGCAGCAAACAGACACCAAAATACAGATGTCCAGCCTGCAAAATACGATA tTGTTCACTTGGCTGTTACAAGAGGCATAAAG ACACTTGTCTTCCTGCTGAGAAGCCTCCATCTCTTAGCCCTGAAGCTAAGGATGCTGTGAGCACTG AGTCGTGGAGTGTTGATGATCTTCTGCATGAAGATGACATCATTGACAAAGTACCTCTGCAGAGGCTCCAGTTGTTAG GTCAGTCAAAAGAGCTTAGAGACCTTCTTTGTAACCCCCATCTGAGAGAGTTGCTGCGCTCAATCGACAGCGCAGACAGCAAAGGAGACGCGATGAAGGCCGCCATGCAGGAGCCTCTGTTTGTTGAATTTTCCGATCAGTGtttgaaaattgtagaaaataaGGAGAAATCATTAACATACAGTGAGGATGGttatttgtaa